The Candidatus Cloacimonadota bacterium genome includes a window with the following:
- a CDS encoding YihY/virulence factor BrkB family protein: protein MNKIKEFFSKFFRSVRLVYQNFSADHGFLMASNLGYITFLGFIPFVMVIFYFTPNITMGKIREVILGFIFQTFLPGSAESLKQIITEMLERRLGMNIFGFILLMMTSFFLFKSISRAFDDILRIHKLKERNFFRDFERFIAAIVGGVIIVAMLLFTTSLPIISTVANLKIIIHILPYFSIFLLLFVMFKFIPSVRPKASHSAIGAVFTSIVWIISKISFDWYIVTFTNVKSVYGTLGAFPIFMIWLYLNWVTILFGMEVVSFHTNVKHPRKRKKVQEEGVRIKLRIEKICKSRPPKKIKEFQTSDYKDNKEELRKILNFLIDEKNK, encoded by the coding sequence ATGAATAAAATCAAAGAATTTTTCAGTAAATTTTTCCGAAGTGTTCGTCTGGTTTATCAAAATTTCTCGGCAGATCATGGTTTTTTGATGGCTTCGAATCTTGGTTATATAACGTTCCTCGGCTTTATCCCTTTTGTAATGGTAATTTTTTATTTCACTCCGAATATTACAATGGGAAAAATCCGTGAAGTTATCTTAGGTTTTATTTTTCAAACCTTTTTACCGGGTTCTGCTGAAAGTTTAAAACAAATCATTACCGAAATGCTTGAACGAAGACTTGGAATGAATATCTTCGGATTTATACTTTTAATGATGACTTCATTCTTTTTATTCAAATCAATTTCACGGGCTTTTGATGACATTCTGAGGATTCACAAATTAAAAGAGCGCAATTTTTTTAGAGATTTTGAACGATTTATTGCTGCAATTGTAGGCGGAGTGATTATTGTGGCAATGTTACTTTTCACAACTTCGTTGCCAATTATTAGTACCGTTGCAAATTTGAAAATTATTATTCATATTTTACCTTATTTTAGCATCTTTCTGTTACTTTTTGTGATGTTCAAATTCATTCCTTCTGTGCGGCCAAAAGCATCTCACTCTGCCATTGGAGCAGTATTCACCAGCATTGTTTGGATAATTTCTAAAATATCTTTTGATTGGTATATTGTTACATTTACAAATGTTAAATCCGTGTATGGAACACTGGGAGCATTCCCAATTTTTATGATCTGGCTTTATCTTAATTGGGTAACAATACTTTTTGGGATGGAAGTAGTTTCGTTTCATACAAATGTGAAACATCCGCGCAAGAGAAAAAAAGTACAGGAAGAAGGGGTGAGAATAAAGTTACGAATAGAAAAAATTTGTAAAAGTCGTCCCCCAAAAAAAATAAAGGAATTTCAAACTTCCGATTATAAAGATAACAAAGAAGAATTGAGAAAAATATTAAATTTTCTAATTGATGAAAAAAATAAATGA
- the rph gene encoding ribonuclease PH, producing MIQRFDGRKANEMRPFRITKNYLQEPEGSVLVEMGKTKVICTVSALYQIPRFIKQEGGKYGWITAEYDMLPRAADKRNIRDRERGKIKGRSHEIQRLIGRTFRAITDLYAFPGRSIYIDCDVIQADGGTRTASINGAFMALYDAFSKMKRENKIKTFPLKKFIGAVSVGVVNGEVLLDLPYKEDENADVDMNIVQDEDGKFIEIQGSGEQATFSREQLNGMLDFAGKGIKEIVSYQKKLIIKDL from the coding sequence ATGATACAAAGATTTGATGGAAGAAAAGCGAATGAAATGAGACCTTTTAGAATAACAAAAAATTATTTACAAGAACCGGAGGGCTCCGTGCTTGTTGAGATGGGGAAAACAAAAGTGATTTGCACCGTCTCTGCTCTTTATCAAATTCCGCGATTCATAAAACAGGAAGGTGGGAAATACGGTTGGATAACTGCTGAATACGATATGTTACCACGAGCAGCAGATAAAAGGAATATTCGCGATCGAGAGAGAGGTAAAATAAAAGGTCGAAGCCACGAAATCCAAAGATTGATCGGGAGAACTTTTCGGGCAATAACAGATTTGTATGCTTTCCCGGGGCGGAGCATTTATATTGACTGTGATGTAATCCAAGCGGATGGTGGCACGAGAACTGCCTCTATCAATGGTGCTTTCATGGCTTTATACGATGCTTTTAGCAAGATGAAACGAGAAAATAAAATTAAAACTTTTCCCCTCAAAAAATTTATCGGTGCAGTTAGTGTAGGTGTTGTAAATGGAGAAGTACTTCTCGATCTACCTTATAAAGAAGACGAAAATGCAGATGTTGATATGAATATTGTGCAAGACGAAGATGGAAAATTTATCGAAATTCAAGGTTCGGGTGAACAGGCAACCTTTTCTCGCGAGCAGCTCAACGGCATGCTTGATTTCGCCGGAAAAGGAATCAAAGAAATCGTCAGCTACCAAAAAAAATTAATTATAAAGGATTTATAA
- a CDS encoding transketolase family protein: MKTKYTVDELKKISKVCKSDILTMTTLAASGHPGGSISSLDIYLAIYDFANISPENIHDPSRDRIVISHGHTAPGIYSVLGRMGFFDIEHAIAFFRKAGSIFEGHVEPDVPGIEWATGNLGQGLSAGIGFALAGKQKEENFDVFVVMGDGEQQKGQISEARRFAVKYGLNNITGIVDYNRLQISGNISKVMQQNVKGNYESDGWKVIEINGHDFNELLNAFQKAKADTQNPTLILAYTTMGNGISFMENDETYHGKPLSEDQYAEAMKELGLKANLSYFKNMRKNFTIPPNKIILNQESQVPNSYKEIPASNLQQESPLTKIPNQSLVPNSPNQSSVTNSPNQSLIPNSSNQSSVPNSPNQSLVPKPTDQFLVTKPQLGNVGKRIIYKKGKVANRNAYGEALYDLAKANKNIPFAVFDCDLAGSVRTNKFAKEYPHAFYQSGIQEHNTAVIAGVVSKENIITFFSDFGVFGVDETYNQQRLNDINKTNLKLVTTHVGLDVGEDGKTHQCIDYIGLMRNLYGFKIIIPADANQTDQVIRYIAFQTGNYFIPLGRSKTEVITAENGKIFYDENHKFDYGKVDELRQGKDGALLATGVMVEKALQVHKILKGIGIEIAIWNFSSLSDISKEDIKAVAESGKIFTYEDHNVHTGLGSIIASKLLEFELNAKLKTFGASRYGVSGKTEDVFKYLQLDAESIAKKISDSL; the protein is encoded by the coding sequence ATGAAAACAAAATATACAGTTGACGAATTAAAAAAAATTAGCAAAGTTTGCAAAAGTGATATTCTAACCATGACAACCCTTGCAGCGAGCGGTCATCCGGGTGGTTCAATTTCATCACTCGACATTTATCTTGCCATTTATGATTTTGCAAATATATCTCCTGAAAATATACACGATCCATCTCGAGACAGAATAGTCATTAGTCACGGGCATACAGCTCCGGGAATTTATTCTGTTTTAGGAAGAATGGGATTTTTTGATATTGAACACGCAATTGCCTTTTTTAGAAAAGCCGGTAGTATTTTTGAAGGACATGTTGAACCGGATGTGCCCGGAATTGAGTGGGCAACCGGAAATCTGGGACAGGGACTTTCAGCCGGAATCGGATTTGCTCTTGCCGGAAAACAGAAAGAAGAAAATTTTGACGTGTTCGTTGTGATGGGAGACGGCGAGCAGCAAAAAGGACAAATCTCCGAAGCAAGACGATTTGCAGTAAAGTACGGCTTGAATAATATTACCGGAATTGTTGATTATAATAGATTGCAGATCAGTGGAAATATTTCCAAAGTAATGCAGCAAAATGTAAAAGGGAATTATGAATCCGACGGCTGGAAAGTAATTGAGATAAACGGACATGATTTTAACGAATTGTTAAACGCTTTTCAAAAAGCCAAAGCAGATACCCAAAACCCAACCTTGATTCTGGCATATACGACAATGGGAAATGGAATTTCATTTATGGAAAATGACGAAACCTATCATGGTAAGCCACTCTCCGAAGATCAGTATGCAGAAGCAATGAAAGAACTCGGTTTGAAAGCAAACTTGTCATATTTCAAAAATATGCGGAAAAATTTTACCATCCCGCCAAATAAAATTATTCTCAACCAAGAATCCCAAGTCCCAAATTCATACAAAGAAATACCTGCATCTAATCTCCAACAAGAATCTCCTCTCACCAAAATCCCCAATCAGTCTCTCGTTCCCAACTCTCCCAATCAATCTTCAGTTACCAACTCTCCAAATCAATCTCTCATTCCCAACTCTTCCAATCAATCTTCAGTTCCCAACTCTCCCAATCAATCTTTAGTTCCCAAGCCCACCGATCAATTTCTCGTTACCAAGCCCCAGCTTGGGAACGTCGGCAAACGCATCATTTACAAAAAAGGAAAAGTAGCAAACCGAAATGCTTATGGAGAAGCTCTTTATGATCTGGCAAAAGCAAATAAAAATATTCCCTTTGCCGTCTTTGATTGCGATCTTGCGGGTTCGGTCCGAACGAATAAATTTGCGAAGGAATATCCGCATGCATTTTATCAGAGTGGAATTCAAGAACACAATACTGCTGTAATCGCCGGAGTTGTTTCAAAGGAAAATATCATCACGTTTTTTTCGGATTTTGGTGTATTCGGTGTGGACGAAACATATAATCAGCAACGCTTAAACGATATAAATAAAACAAATCTAAAACTTGTAACAACACACGTTGGTTTGGATGTGGGCGAAGATGGGAAAACCCATCAGTGTATAGATTATATCGGTTTGATGCGGAATTTGTACGGATTTAAAATTATTATTCCCGCAGATGCAAATCAGACAGATCAAGTTATCCGATATATTGCTTTTCAAACCGGAAATTATTTTATTCCGCTTGGTCGTTCGAAAACCGAAGTGATCACCGCTGAAAACGGGAAAATATTCTACGATGAAAATCATAAATTCGACTATGGTAAGGTTGATGAATTACGTCAGGGAAAAGATGGCGCACTTTTGGCAACTGGAGTTATGGTTGAGAAAGCCTTACAAGTTCATAAAATTCTCAAGGGAATCGGTATAGAAATCGCTATTTGGAATTTTTCTTCATTATCAGATATTTCAAAAGAGGATATCAAAGCCGTGGCAGAATCAGGAAAAATATTTACTTACGAAGATCATAATGTTCATACCGGTTTGGGAAGTATTATTGCGTCCAAATTATTAGAATTTGAACTAAACGCTAAGTTAAAAACATTTGGTGCATCCCGGTACGGAGTTTCCGGAAAAACGGAAGATGTCTTCAAATATCTTCAGTTGGATGCAGAATCGATTGCAAAAAAAATTAGCGATTCTTTATAA
- a CDS encoding glycosyltransferase, with product MNSRKILIVTSYDSTFVLADIRILKQHFSKDESGEGKVRVIDFTGIRNSLRDVLRTIVKLFCGILWADLTYIWFGDFRAFVSVFFSRILMKSTCVMIGGYEVAKVPQYNYGGLLGSSIFLKYTLQKCDKILCPSDFTKVEINKFYPNKKTMTIPLGIKNEDSIHLNKKDKSKKENLIVTVANAVGILNQTYKLKGLMTFARAAKICTDLRFVIIGKYGEKVRKELQNISSSLEFTGHISSEEVKKYLCKAKVYCQISYRESFGLAIAEAMYCKATPVVTMRGAIPELVGETGYYVPFDDPGATAAAIKKAINFPKGQQTRERIVNKFLLEKREKLLTQEIESLL from the coding sequence ATGAATTCCCGAAAGATTTTAATTGTAACTTCTTATGATAGCACTTTCGTTCTTGCAGACATTCGGATTCTGAAACAGCATTTTTCCAAGGATGAATCCGGCGAAGGGAAAGTTAGAGTTATTGATTTTACGGGAATTCGGAATAGCCTTAGAGATGTTTTAAGAACAATAGTTAAATTATTTTGCGGGATTCTTTGGGCAGATCTAACCTACATTTGGTTTGGAGATTTTCGGGCATTCGTTTCCGTTTTTTTTTCAAGAATTTTGATGAAGAGTACATGTGTAATGATTGGTGGTTATGAGGTTGCAAAAGTTCCTCAATATAATTATGGCGGATTGCTTGGATCATCTATTTTTTTAAAATATACTCTTCAAAAATGTGATAAAATTTTATGCCCTTCAGATTTTACCAAGGTGGAAATAAATAAATTTTATCCAAACAAAAAAACAATGACAATTCCTTTGGGTATAAAAAATGAGGATAGTATTCACTTAAACAAAAAGGACAAATCTAAGAAGGAAAATCTAATTGTTACAGTTGCGAATGCAGTTGGAATTTTGAATCAAACGTATAAGTTGAAGGGATTGATGACTTTTGCAAGAGCAGCAAAAATTTGTACTGATCTTCGTTTTGTGATTATCGGAAAATACGGTGAAAAGGTTAGAAAAGAGTTGCAAAACATTTCTTCTTCATTGGAGTTCACGGGACACATCTCTTCCGAAGAGGTGAAAAAATATTTGTGCAAAGCAAAAGTTTATTGTCAGATTTCTTATCGGGAATCATTTGGGCTTGCGATAGCGGAGGCGATGTATTGCAAGGCAACTCCCGTGGTTACAATGCGAGGTGCGATTCCTGAACTCGTTGGTGAAACCGGTTATTATGTACCTTTTGATGATCCGGGTGCAACGGCAGCTGCTATAAAAAAAGCAATAAATTTTCCAAAAGGGCAGCAAACCCGAGAAAGAATTGTAAACAAATTCCTTCTTGAAAAACGCGAAAAATTATTAACTCAGGAAATAGAATCACTTTTATGA
- a CDS encoding DUF2334 domain-containing protein, which yields MKLKIGVIGKEKGWKIILQQEGIFYDIITDFSTIKIDEYSVLIICKKLDNEEKKVVNNYIKSGGSVLIDSYSQFEPYKKIRRKYLISERNSIFSSIGIVDVFDDIYLPKNNMKALDTGLKIYTKKIGKGAIIFLPFDINKLLRNKQSKRKRFSDDRKELGSEIVAQVSKGKIRRIVRISLEYLHFQRDLPFVQKWYYPQYSKNIFIFRVDDDGCKPEEAKKMYEICQKHKINASWFLVADSLDRLKKSYSNFKSQELTLHCFKHQTYKNYNDNYSNLKKGKEILKKLQIETTGFVSPFGAWNESLAKAVDNLNFAYSSEFALDYDNLPFFPEGNNESYRTLQIPIHPISMGRLHRSHYSENEMKNYYKKVILRKLVLNEPIILYHHPHHKKLDVIDDIVEFINNQTGIWKTTMDGFRKWWKKRIQAKFKIEYADNELKILNENENNEVYLRVAADENNESIVKPASEISYDSIVWKNAPKFSFPDNIKRIRQWQWRDYLYDYESRKARRLL from the coding sequence ATGAAATTAAAAATTGGTGTCATAGGAAAAGAAAAGGGCTGGAAAATAATTCTTCAACAAGAGGGAATTTTTTATGACATTATTACCGATTTTAGCACAATTAAAATTGATGAATATTCTGTTCTGATTATTTGTAAAAAACTTGATAATGAAGAAAAAAAAGTTGTTAATAATTATATAAAATCAGGGGGCTCAGTTCTAATTGATTCTTATTCACAATTCGAGCCATATAAGAAAATTAGAAGGAAATATTTGATCTCGGAACGTAACTCCATCTTTTCTTCAATTGGTATTGTGGATGTTTTTGATGATATTTATTTACCTAAAAACAATATGAAGGCTTTGGATACAGGTTTGAAAATTTATACAAAAAAGATAGGAAAAGGTGCGATCATTTTTTTGCCATTTGATATCAACAAGTTGCTACGAAATAAACAATCTAAACGGAAAAGGTTCTCGGACGATAGAAAAGAACTTGGATCTGAAATTGTTGCTCAGGTTTCAAAGGGTAAAATACGTAGAATTGTGCGAATTTCTCTGGAATATCTTCATTTCCAAAGGGATTTACCCTTTGTTCAGAAATGGTATTATCCCCAATATTCAAAAAATATATTTATTTTTCGAGTAGATGACGATGGTTGCAAACCGGAAGAAGCAAAAAAAATGTATGAGATTTGTCAAAAGCATAAAATTAATGCCAGCTGGTTTTTGGTGGCGGATTCACTTGATCGTTTGAAGAAATCTTATTCAAATTTCAAATCACAAGAGTTAACTCTCCATTGTTTTAAACACCAGACATATAAAAATTATAATGATAATTATTCAAATTTGAAAAAAGGTAAAGAAATTCTGAAAAAGTTACAAATAGAAACCACCGGATTTGTTTCCCCTTTTGGTGCTTGGAATGAGTCATTGGCAAAAGCCGTTGATAACCTGAATTTTGCTTATTCATCAGAGTTTGCTTTGGACTATGATAATCTGCCATTTTTTCCGGAAGGTAACAATGAGAGCTATCGAACTCTTCAAATTCCTATTCATCCGATAAGCATGGGCCGACTGCATCGCTCTCATTATTCAGAAAATGAGATGAAAAATTATTATAAAAAAGTGATTTTAAGAAAATTGGTTTTGAATGAACCAATAATTCTTTACCATCATCCTCATCATAAGAAGTTAGATGTGATAGATGATATTGTTGAATTTATTAATAATCAAACCGGAATATGGAAAACAACGATGGATGGCTTTCGGAAATGGTGGAAAAAACGCATTCAAGCAAAATTCAAAATCGAATACGCTGATAATGAATTGAAAATATTGAACGAAAACGAGAATAATGAAGTTTATTTGCGAGTAGCTGCGGATGAAAACAATGAGAGCATTGTGAAGCCTGCTTCTGAGATTTCTTATGATTCTATTGTTTGGAAAAATGCTCCCAAGTTTTCATTTCCCGATAATATAAAACGGATTCGACAATGGCAATGGCGTGATTATCTTTATGATTATGAATCTCGGAAAGCCCGAAGATTACTATGA
- a CDS encoding glycosyltransferase, producing the protein MKIIIASYQSIMLNPGGPSYKTLQMKEGLLQAGIDAELFDMWNKNLKFGKNDLVHLFNASISTYALAKNLSLNGTRYVVNPIFFSNHSAKTLRNYQRFEKPFRNIFKRSISDYKLTKSICNGAEMVLPNTKEEGDLLVNGLGIEKNKIRVIHNGVEKRFANANPKLFVEKYGLNDFILYVGHLGPVRKNGLNIIKALRQIDHPVVIIANVLKNDEGQKCLENIAESKNITHINWLDHDDPLFASAYAACKTFILPTRYETPGRAALEAGLAGANIVITPFGGTKEYFGNMVDYPDPHSIESIKNTIKNSLNKPKSNKLKNHIIKNFIWEIIVQKTIKIYKEIIDK; encoded by the coding sequence ATGAAAATTATAATTGCAAGTTACCAAAGTATTATGCTAAATCCGGGTGGTCCCTCATATAAAACTTTGCAGATGAAAGAGGGACTATTACAAGCTGGGATTGATGCCGAATTATTTGATATGTGGAATAAAAATCTTAAATTCGGGAAGAATGATCTTGTGCATCTATTTAACGCCAGCATTTCAACTTATGCGTTGGCGAAAAATTTATCGCTAAATGGCACAAGATATGTAGTTAACCCGATTTTTTTCAGCAATCATTCTGCAAAAACATTGAGAAATTATCAAAGATTTGAAAAGCCTTTTCGGAATATATTTAAGCGGTCAATTTCCGATTATAAACTTACAAAATCCATTTGCAATGGAGCGGAAATGGTTTTGCCGAACACAAAAGAAGAGGGAGACCTTCTTGTCAATGGATTGGGAATAGAGAAGAACAAAATTCGTGTCATTCACAATGGAGTAGAAAAAAGATTTGCTAATGCCAATCCCAAACTTTTTGTCGAAAAATACGGATTAAATGATTTTATCCTATATGTTGGGCATCTTGGACCTGTTCGCAAAAACGGTTTGAATATTATTAAAGCATTACGTCAGATTGATCATCCGGTTGTGATAATTGCCAATGTTTTAAAAAACGATGAAGGTCAAAAGTGCTTAGAAAATATTGCAGAAAGCAAAAATATTACTCATATTAATTGGCTCGATCATGATGATCCGCTGTTTGCTTCCGCTTACGCTGCCTGTAAAACATTTATCCTTCCCACAAGATACGAAACTCCGGGAAGAGCGGCGCTTGAAGCAGGACTTGCGGGTGCAAATATTGTTATAACTCCTTTCGGTGGAACCAAAGAATATTTTGGAAATATGGTTGATTATCCCGATCCCCATTCGATAGAATCAATTAAAAACACTATAAAAAATTCTCTTAACAAACCGAAAAGCAATAAACTGAAAAATCACATCATTAAGAATTTCATCTGGGAAATAATTGTCCAAAAAACTATAAAAATATATAAAGAAATAATAGATAAATGA
- a CDS encoding oligosaccharide flippase family protein codes for MNKLIKKIFVYTAGSLFNKIILLLFLPIFTSYMIPSEYAVYANLMIFISFAGLIYLMGMQQAIFSFFYQKKSKEHYYLIISTIYIIILIVGIILSALVILFRVELSDLVVKSTAYSHLFIFISIILLCDALAGISLSFLNIMEKSRQFVILSTIRNLVFLALLSQAAFTHNFSLELVFVFMLISAAVSFISAIFLIQKLKAGFELNDSEKKYFSPTLLKNLLSFGIIMVPGTIAMMILRVSDRYMLTYLSAGSLHDVGIYAIGYKIGMIITFVNAITSRVFFPYAMKIQNRPDAKKIYKKIFKYYLLFAGFLGILIITFTNEIFSVVIDGAYFQATKIVVFAVISNLLLGVFNIINLSFYVKQKATNITVAVAVGAFFNIAMNFFLIPKFGIYGASISSVISYLFIVLFNYFFAQKVYQVKYNLGYLFILIFVMILSSGFVYLTSVNPTNFLIKCFFILVVFSSLIYYIYKNKEFEFIRNAFVSIRS; via the coding sequence ATGAACAAGCTTATAAAAAAAATTTTTGTATATACTGCTGGTAGTTTATTCAATAAGATTATTCTACTCCTATTTTTACCAATTTTCACTTCGTATATGATTCCCAGCGAATATGCTGTTTATGCGAATTTGATGATTTTTATTTCTTTTGCAGGATTAATTTATCTGATGGGAATGCAACAGGCAATATTTTCATTTTTCTATCAAAAAAAATCCAAAGAGCATTATTATCTGATTATCTCCACTATCTACATCATTATTCTCATTGTTGGGATAATATTATCCGCTTTAGTAATTTTATTTCGAGTAGAACTCTCAGATTTGGTTGTTAAATCAACTGCTTATAGCCATTTGTTTATTTTCATCTCGATAATTTTGCTGTGCGATGCTTTAGCCGGTATCTCCCTAAGTTTTTTAAACATTATGGAGAAATCTCGCCAATTTGTGATTTTGAGTACTATTAGGAATTTAGTATTTTTGGCATTATTATCTCAGGCTGCTTTCACCCACAATTTTTCACTTGAACTTGTTTTCGTCTTTATGCTGATTTCAGCAGCAGTTTCTTTTATATCAGCGATTTTTTTAATCCAAAAACTTAAAGCCGGATTTGAACTGAACGATTCTGAAAAAAAATATTTTTCTCCCACATTATTAAAAAATTTACTGTCTTTCGGAATTATCATGGTTCCCGGAACAATTGCGATGATGATTTTACGAGTATCCGATCGCTATATGTTAACTTATCTTTCCGCAGGCTCTTTACATGATGTGGGAATATACGCTATCGGCTACAAAATTGGAATGATCATTACATTTGTAAATGCTATCACAAGCCGCGTCTTTTTTCCTTACGCTATGAAAATTCAGAACAGACCTGATGCAAAAAAAATATATAAGAAAATATTCAAATATTATTTACTTTTCGCCGGTTTTTTAGGAATCTTGATTATCACGTTCACGAATGAAATTTTCTCGGTTGTAATTGATGGAGCTTATTTTCAGGCAACGAAAATCGTGGTTTTTGCTGTGATCTCAAACCTGTTGCTGGGCGTTTTCAATATTATTAATCTAAGTTTTTATGTTAAACAAAAAGCAACGAATATTACTGTTGCTGTTGCAGTCGGAGCATTTTTCAATATTGCAATGAATTTCTTTTTGATTCCCAAATTCGGTATTTATGGAGCAAGCATATCCTCTGTAATCTCTTATTTATTTATCGTTTTATTCAATTATTTTTTTGCCCAAAAAGTCTATCAAGTAAAATATAATCTCGGATATTTATTTATCCTGATTTTTGTTATGATCCTATCCTCTGGTTTTGTATATCTCACTTCTGTCAATCCAACTAATTTTCTGATTAAATGCTTTTTCATTTTAGTGGTTTTCTCTTCCTTGATTTATTACATATACAAGAATAAAGAGTTCGAATTTATTAGGAATGCTTTTGTTTCAATCCGCAGTTAG
- a CDS encoding glycosyltransferase — protein sequence MKNKEKRLLLISYFYPPLGGPGVQRPCKLVHYLRKKSWIIDVISVKKIEFHSIDETLSAECDENNLYKVKSFDPMRLLYLIKKYFGKNGKQRKSQIKSPQKKLYFHTPERIKRIIRGLFPIDDKIGWLPFAYRAGTKLCNENKYDAVMATIGPYTSAVIAYKIAKRFHIPLVIDYRDLWTQHPYLTYISPFHKKYSEYWEKCILVKAKVITTVSKSMVKSLCEKYGESLKDKLLVMYNAWDERDFKKVKVGKKIQKNNNKISFTYIGGFYGEQTPKYFIQAMEELQRQKRLPQQIEFIFVGNYFHEVIAILQNNAVRDFIKIIPQLLHNKAIEYILSADALLLFVSSIKGEGVITGKIFEY from the coding sequence ATGAAAAACAAAGAAAAACGTCTATTGCTTATAAGCTATTTTTATCCACCCTTAGGTGGTCCGGGGGTGCAAAGACCATGTAAGCTCGTTCACTATCTCCGAAAAAAAAGTTGGATTATTGACGTGATCTCTGTCAAGAAGATCGAGTTCCATTCTATTGATGAAACTCTTTCCGCAGAGTGCGATGAAAATAATTTGTATAAAGTAAAGTCATTTGACCCGATGCGACTTTTGTATCTAATAAAAAAGTATTTCGGCAAAAATGGAAAGCAGCGGAAAAGCCAAATCAAATCCCCACAAAAGAAACTATATTTTCACACTCCAGAGCGAATTAAAAGAATAATTCGAGGATTATTTCCAATAGACGATAAGATTGGCTGGCTCCCATTTGCTTATAGGGCGGGAACCAAACTTTGTAATGAAAATAAATACGATGCAGTTATGGCCACGATCGGACCATATACTTCAGCCGTGATCGCTTATAAAATTGCGAAGAGATTTCATATTCCTCTTGTCATTGATTATCGAGATCTCTGGACACAGCATCCTTATTTGACATATATTTCGCCATTTCACAAGAAATATTCCGAATATTGGGAAAAATGTATTTTAGTAAAAGCAAAAGTGATTACAACCGTTAGCAAATCTATGGTGAAATCTCTGTGTGAAAAATATGGAGAATCTCTGAAGGATAAACTTTTGGTAATGTATAATGCGTGGGATGAAAGAGATTTTAAAAAGGTGAAAGTGGGAAAAAAAATTCAGAAAAACAATAATAAAATTAGTTTTACTTATATAGGCGGATTTTATGGGGAGCAAACTCCCAAATATTTTATTCAGGCAATGGAAGAATTGCAGCGGCAAAAAAGATTACCCCAGCAAATTGAATTTATATTTGTGGGAAATTATTTTCACGAAGTAATAGCTATTTTACAGAATAATGCAGTCCGTGATTTTATAAAAATTATTCCGCAACTTCTTCATAATAAGGCGATAGAATATATATTATCTGCTGATGCTTTATTGTTATTTGTAAGTTCAATTAAAGGGGAGGGTGTTATTACCGGAAAAATATTTGAATAT
- a CDS encoding glycosyltransferase has translation QRKIGISVMMLVKNEEQWIATCLLSLNSFADEVIVVDNGSNDNTLGEISRIKDSLRFSLIMKEDNSNDFRKISNLALSLTSYNWIVRWGGDFIAYTHGKRNISHLREYLLSLNQKNYYLIYPLLINLYSDLFHVRRNREYHSESYIHSFHPLLKYVKNRDYDYLKVPWFYKVERILDVYFIHIGYAKPIDRIIYRYFWTKWRSENDFKKYPKIIDYIYEKSQIKWGTVDLKEIAQKVFQEQIPNLKKYDTHELGEYPDLLKPFLQNPKFRVIYKGNSPYMRSDLIGNEDIKIDGKSILYNEQ, from the coding sequence CAAAGAAAAATCGGCATAAGCGTGATGATGTTAGTAAAAAATGAGGAGCAATGGATTGCAACTTGTTTGCTATCTTTGAATTCATTTGCCGATGAAGTAATCGTGGTAGATAACGGCTCTAACGATAACACGCTTGGAGAAATAAGCAGAATTAAAGATTCGCTCCGATTTTCTCTTATCATGAAAGAAGATAATTCCAATGATTTTCGAAAAATTAGCAATTTAGCCCTATCTTTAACTTCATACAATTGGATCGTTCGTTGGGGAGGGGATTTCATTGCTTATACGCATGGAAAAAGAAATATTAGCCATCTACGAGAATATTTGCTTTCTTTAAATCAAAAAAATTATTATTTAATTTATCCACTTCTAATTAATCTCTATTCTGATTTGTTTCACGTTCGCAGGAATAGAGAATACCATTCCGAAAGTTATATCCATTCTTTTCATCCCTTATTAAAATATGTAAAAAACAGGGATTATGACTATCTCAAAGTCCCTTGGTTTTATAAAGTTGAAAGAATATTAGATGTCTATTTTATACACATCGGATATGCAAAACCAATAGATAGAATAATATATAGATATTTTTGGACTAAATGGCGAAGCGAAAACGATTTTAAAAAATATCCCAAGATTATTGATTACATTTATGAAAAATCCCAAATAAAATGGGGAACAGTAGATTTGAAAGAAATTGCTCAAAAGGTTTTTCAAGAGCAAATTCCAAATCTAAAAAAATATGATACACACGAGTTGGGAGAATATCCCGACTTGTTAAAACCATTTCTTCAAAATCCTAAATTCCGGGTTATCTACAAAGGCAATTCTCCTTACATGCGAAGTGATTTGATTGG